The Cystobacter ferrugineus genome includes the window CTACTTGTCGGTCGCGTCCTCGATCTTGTCACCGGCCTTCTCGGCGGCATCCTCGGCCTTGTCACCGGCCTTCTCGGCGGCGTCCTCGGCCTTGTCGGCGGCCTCCTCGGCGGTGTCCTCGGCGCGCTCGCGCGTGTTGCGGTGGCAGCCCACGCTACCGGCCAGCAGCGTTCCCAGCGTCACGGCCAGCAGTGCCTTCCTCGTCATGGTGTTCTCCTCTTGTGGTGTGGCCCCGGCCTCTCCTTGCCGGGGTGACATCGGCGGCGGAATCTAGGGATGCTCCGGCTACGTGCACGGGGAAGTTGAACGAGAGTGGACTGGCGTACACAGCACGCCTGCCATCCGCCGCGCACGAGGAGCCTCGGCGTTTCTGGCGGAGCTTGCATGGGGACGAAGCCCTCTCGGGAAAGCGCTCCCGCGAGGTGTCCACCGGCGGACAACGAGCGCGGACGAAGAGCCGCACGAGCACGGGCCGGTTCGACGCTATAAGTGCGAGAGGGAGGTCGTTCGCCGGGAGGCATTGCGTGGTGGGTGTCGAGTCGATGGGGTCCGCGAGGCGGTGGTGGTACGCGCTGAAGCCGGCGAGCTGGCCGAAGGTGTTCGTCCCCGCGTTGTTCGGACAGGCGATGGGGGCGGCGAGCGCGGGGCGGTGGTCGGTGGGGGCGCTGGCCTGGGGCGTGCTGTGGACGGCGTTGGACATCGCCTTCATCGTGCTGCTCAACGACTGGGGAGACCGCGAGGTGGACGCCCTCAAGCGCCGCATGTTCCCGCGCGGCTGTTCGCCGAAGACAATTCCCGACGGCATCCTCCCCGAGAGGGCCCTGCTGCTGGCGGGGCTGGGCGCGGGGGCGGGGGCCCTGGTGCTGGCGGGCGTCGCCGGAGTCGTGCTCGCGCGGCCGTGGCTGCTGTCGCTCTCGGCCCTGAGCCTGTTCATCTTCGCCGCCTACACGCTGCCGCCGCTGCGGCTCAACTACCGGGGGGGCGGGGAGCTGCTGGAGATGGTGGGCGTGGGCGGGGTGCTTCCCGCGCTGCATGCCTATGCGCAATGTGGACAGTGGGTGCCGGAGATGCTGCGCACCTGGGCTCCGGGACTGCTGGCGCTCTGCCTGGCGAGCGCGCTCGCCAGTGGATTGTCCGACGAGGAGAGTGACCGTGCCGGAGGCAAGCGCACCTTCACCACGTGGCTGGGGAACAAGGCGGTCCGCCGGGCCTCGGAGGGCCTGCTGTCCGCGGGGGCCGTGCTCTGGCTCTCGAAGTGGCAGTGGGGGTCGCTGGCGGTGCTCCCGGTGGTGTTCTTCAGCGCACGCGCGTGGCGCAAGAGCCCGGAAGCGGTGACGAATGCGTTCGCGGCGCAAGGGGCCTACAAGTTGGAACTCCACCGCGCCATCTGGTGGGGCTCGCTGGTGTTGTCCGGGCTGGTGCTCGTGGAGCAGCGGTGGGGAGGTGCGCGGTGATCAGTGATGTCCGGATGCTCCTCGAGCGGCTGGTGCGACTGGGGCCCGCCCTGGGAGCGCGTGCCTCGTTGGATCCCTCCCGTGCACGCGCGCCGCTGCCCGTGGAGCTGGCGGAACAGTTGATGGAGGGCGGGGAGGCTCGGCGGCGGGCCTTCGCCGAGGCCCTGGCCGACGTGGTGGGCGTGCTCGTCGAGGACTTTCCGGACAACATCTTCTGGGACCTGGACTACCTGGCCTGTTGCTTGTGGAAGGTGGGAGGCCCGGACGAGATGCGTGCGTTCGCCGGGAGGGTGGTGGCGTTGTGCCGGGGCTTCGGCAACAAGTCCGAGCTGCGCTTCCGCTACGCCCATGACTTCCTGTTCGGCTACGACTGGGCCCGCTGGGTGGCGCGCGAGCCCGGGGCGCGCGCGGGCATCGGGCCCTTCGATCTGGCGTTCCTCGACTACCTGGACACCCGGCTCCAGGAACTGCGCGACCTCATCTCGGACCACGACGCCAAGTACGGGCCGCTCGAGGGCCGGGCCTTCCGCAATCCCTTCTCCTTCCGCCGCGAGCCCCGGGACGAGGCACGGCTGCACCAGGTGCTCGTCCGGGAGGATCTCATCCCGGTCAAGGCGTGGCGCCTGGATGGCGAGCGCCGCTGGGATCTGCCCTTCACCGAGCTGCGCGCCGAGACCGCCGAGCGGTTGGGGCTCGCCCGGGAAGACGGGTCGTGAGCCCGGGCCTCGCGCTCCCACGGGCCTGGCTCCAGGCGTCGCGGCTGCCCTCCCAGTCGTACATCGCGCTTCCGCTGCTGCTCGGGCAGTTCATCGCGGTGCACGCGACGGGCGGCGCGTTGCGGGTGGGGACGCTCGTGGCGGTGCAGCTCTTCGGGGTGTTGGATCAGCTCTTCATCGTCTACGCCAATGACTGGGCGGACCAGGAGACGGATCGCCGCAATCGCACGGCGACGATGTTCTCGGGGGGCTCGCGGGTGCTGGTCGAGGGCCGGCTCTCCCCGATGTCGCTGGGGACGGCGGCGATCGCCTGCGCGGTGGCGCTGGTCGGCGTGTCGGTGGGGCTGGCGGTGGTGCACGGCGCGCCGCTGCTCGGGGTCCTGGCGGTGGCGGCGGTGGGGCTGCTGTGGGCCTACAGCTATCCGCCATTGCGGCTGTCCTACCGGGGCGGCGGCGAGCTGTTGCAGATGGTGGGCGTGGCCGGGGTGCTGCCGCTGTATGGGTATCTCGCGCAGGGCGGAGCGCTCGCGGACTTTCCCTGGGCGCTCACGGCGATG containing:
- a CDS encoding prenyltransferase, producing MSPGLALPRAWLQASRLPSQSYIALPLLLGQFIAVHATGGALRVGTLVAVQLFGVLDQLFIVYANDWADQETDRRNRTATMFSGGSRVLVEGRLSPMSLGTAAIACAVALVGVSVGLAVVHGAPLLGVLAVAAVGLLWAYSYPPLRLSYRGGGELLQMVGVAGVLPLYGYLAQGGALADFPWALTAMLLPTHLACSIATALPDEPSDRDSRKRTLPVRVGGERAAWVIVALNGLTWALAPLGLASVGLEVGPALGVPVAATLGVVGVRPAPPGSWRIQARVAAAITATLAMVVWPLLGLAWP
- a CDS encoding ferrochelatase, which produces MISDVRMLLERLVRLGPALGARASLDPSRARAPLPVELAEQLMEGGEARRRAFAEALADVVGVLVEDFPDNIFWDLDYLACCLWKVGGPDEMRAFAGRVVALCRGFGNKSELRFRYAHDFLFGYDWARWVAREPGARAGIGPFDLAFLDYLDTRLQELRDLISDHDAKYGPLEGRAFRNPFSFRREPRDEARLHQVLVREDLIPVKAWRLDGERRWDLPFTELRAETAERLGLAREDGS
- a CDS encoding prenyltransferase, producing the protein MVGVESMGSARRWWYALKPASWPKVFVPALFGQAMGAASAGRWSVGALAWGVLWTALDIAFIVLLNDWGDREVDALKRRMFPRGCSPKTIPDGILPERALLLAGLGAGAGALVLAGVAGVVLARPWLLSLSALSLFIFAAYTLPPLRLNYRGGGELLEMVGVGGVLPALHAYAQCGQWVPEMLRTWAPGLLALCLASALASGLSDEESDRAGGKRTFTTWLGNKAVRRASEGLLSAGAVLWLSKWQWGSLAVLPVVFFSARAWRKSPEAVTNAFAAQGAYKLELHRAIWWGSLVLSGLVLVEQRWGGAR